A window from Thiomonas sp. FB-Cd encodes these proteins:
- a CDS encoding RNA methyltransferase, producing MKRIISAENPLVKTLRVLGSDPGAIKRLGQVWLEGVHLVQAALDSGHHADTLVTTDDGLLLPEVAALVERVGSTNAVILHRALFSWISTLENGPQVGMLIAKPKGVKPKPGTAVVLDRIQDAGNVGTILRTAAAADCGAVYLLRGTAGAWTPKVLRAGMGAHFYVPIFEDAPWEQVASIVPRPIYATAAMADMGLYDLQLKKPVTWVFGNEGQGISEHLMAKASAAVRIPQASTVESLNVASAAAICLFEGVRQRQGNGK from the coding sequence GTGAAACGCATCATCTCCGCCGAAAATCCTCTGGTCAAAACGTTGCGCGTGCTCGGCAGCGATCCAGGAGCGATCAAACGTCTGGGCCAGGTCTGGCTCGAAGGCGTGCATCTGGTCCAGGCCGCGCTCGACAGCGGACACCACGCCGACACACTCGTCACGACGGATGACGGTCTGCTTTTGCCCGAGGTTGCCGCCCTGGTCGAGCGCGTCGGAAGCACCAATGCGGTCATCCTGCACCGCGCCCTTTTCAGCTGGATTTCCACCCTGGAAAACGGCCCGCAAGTGGGCATGCTGATCGCCAAACCCAAGGGCGTCAAGCCCAAGCCCGGCACGGCTGTGGTCCTCGATCGCATCCAGGACGCGGGCAACGTGGGAACCATCCTGCGCACCGCAGCAGCGGCCGATTGTGGAGCGGTGTACCTGCTGCGTGGCACCGCAGGGGCCTGGACCCCCAAGGTGCTGCGCGCTGGGATGGGCGCGCACTTTTACGTGCCCATCTTCGAGGACGCGCCGTGGGAGCAGGTAGCTTCGATCGTACCCCGCCCCATCTATGCCACGGCGGCCATGGCGGACATGGGTCTCTATGACCTGCAGCTGAAGAAGCCGGTCACCTGGGTATTCGGCAATGAGGGCCAGGGGATTTCCGAGCACCTGATGGCCAAAGCCTCTGCGGCGGTACGCATTCCCCAGGCCAGCACGGTGGAATCGCTCAACGTGGCGTCCGCTGCGGCCATATGCCTGTTTGAAGGTGTGCGTCAGCGTCAGGGCAACGGGAAGTGA
- a CDS encoding DegV family protein, giving the protein MSYEDKKNDYLLGFASTQQVRSEQEQALPVNPLRHHNPYGVIMVDAAADISSAMAQHPRMRVLPLTIQLQGRTILDKGLHEKRGELRELGREHLRAAQIVPPSVEGLEYRLYPNIALNADWLIYMGSMRALSNPADALQTLLLQHREEIRELRRSRGLPPDLQVLCLDGGSMLAGPALQARVLVKKLDAGEPAAEVAHVATQLSVMTRQWLIPRHPGDLASALSKLSNPALEPWVQAASLGLNQLLNPYPVLVSDANGLFCGFRAKRWRSAVAEVFSIAEQAIQDGGVQGTQLQISYDGSIRELQAWPEFAQLRERADSMQVRLHVTHMSLAGRIWASTGSISLALLQPSIREGQAPV; this is encoded by the coding sequence ATGTCCTACGAAGACAAGAAGAACGACTATTTGCTGGGTTTTGCTTCCACGCAGCAGGTCCGGTCCGAGCAAGAACAGGCGTTGCCCGTCAACCCATTGCGGCACCATAACCCCTATGGGGTGATCATGGTGGACGCCGCTGCCGACATCTCCAGCGCCATGGCCCAGCACCCACGCATGCGTGTGCTGCCGCTGACCATCCAGTTGCAGGGCCGCACAATCCTGGACAAGGGCTTGCATGAAAAGCGCGGTGAGTTGCGCGAGCTCGGCCGTGAGCACTTGCGCGCCGCCCAGATCGTGCCGCCCAGTGTCGAAGGGCTGGAATACCGGCTGTACCCGAACATCGCCCTCAACGCCGACTGGCTGATCTATATGGGCTCGATGCGAGCGCTCAGCAACCCGGCTGATGCGCTGCAGACCCTGCTGTTGCAGCATCGCGAAGAGATTCGCGAGCTGCGGCGCAGTCGTGGTCTTCCGCCTGACCTGCAGGTGCTCTGTCTCGATGGGGGCTCGATGCTGGCGGGCCCGGCCCTGCAGGCCCGCGTGCTCGTGAAGAAACTCGATGCGGGAGAACCGGCCGCGGAGGTGGCGCACGTCGCCACACAACTCTCGGTCATGACCCGTCAGTGGCTCATCCCGCGCCATCCCGGCGACTTGGCAAGCGCGCTGTCCAAACTGTCCAATCCGGCTCTGGAGCCCTGGGTCCAAGCGGCTTCCCTGGGACTTAATCAGCTGCTGAACCCCTACCCCGTCCTGGTCAGCGATGCCAATGGATTGTTCTGCGGCTTCCGCGCCAAGCGCTGGCGTAGCGCCGTGGCCGAGGTGTTCTCGATCGCCGAACAAGCCATCCAGGACGGCGGCGTTCAGGGCACACAGCTGCAAATCAGCTACGACGGAAGTATCCGTGAGCTGCAGGCGTGGCCTGAATTTGCCCAGCTGCGTGAGCGGGCCGACAGCATGCAGGTGCGCCTTCACGTCACGCACATGAGTTTGGCCGGGCGCATCTGGGCCTCCACGGGCTCCATCAGTCTCGCCTTGCTGCAACCTTCGATCCGCGAGGGTCAGGCGCCTGTTTAA
- the lpxB gene encoding lipid-A-disaccharide synthase, whose product MTAGSIAMVAGEASGDLLASTVVAALRRVRPDVPCMGIGGARMRAQGFTAWWPEERLAVNGFAAVLPRLPELLWMRRQLRLRLLRQRPSVFVGVDAPDFNLGLERRLRAAGIPTVHLVSPSIWAWRRERLQGIVQAVDHLLCVFPFEPELYAGTTVRATYIGHPLAELIPEQVDQVAARKALGIAATSPVIAVLPGSRAGEVRQIGPSFFGAAALLQQRHGARVLLPVAQPGLERVLRRQCAAHPGLEVQWLSGQSHRAMAACDLALVASGTATLECALFKRPMVIGYRLPALSWHLMKNKGYLPWVGLPNILARSFLVPELLQHECTPQALADAADALLNDEPRQARLRMRFAELHAALRRPTASLAAQAILESANLAD is encoded by the coding sequence ATGACGGCCGGCAGCATTGCCATGGTCGCAGGCGAAGCCTCGGGCGACCTGCTCGCATCCACGGTCGTGGCCGCCCTGAGGCGGGTGCGGCCCGATGTTCCCTGCATGGGCATCGGTGGTGCGCGCATGCGCGCACAGGGATTCACGGCCTGGTGGCCGGAAGAGCGGCTGGCAGTCAACGGTTTCGCCGCAGTCTTGCCGCGGTTGCCAGAGCTGTTATGGATGCGCAGGCAACTGCGCCTGCGCTTGCTGCGGCAACGCCCCTCGGTATTCGTCGGGGTCGATGCCCCCGACTTCAATCTCGGCCTGGAGCGTCGGTTGCGCGCCGCAGGCATTCCCACCGTGCACCTGGTCAGCCCGTCGATCTGGGCATGGCGACGCGAGCGCCTGCAGGGCATCGTGCAAGCGGTTGACCATCTGCTGTGCGTGTTCCCCTTCGAGCCTGAGCTGTATGCCGGCACAACGGTGCGAGCCACGTACATTGGCCACCCACTGGCTGAGTTGATTCCAGAGCAGGTTGATCAGGTCGCCGCCCGCAAGGCCCTGGGCATCGCAGCGACGTCGCCAGTCATTGCTGTGCTGCCGGGAAGCCGCGCGGGCGAGGTGCGGCAAATCGGCCCAAGCTTTTTTGGCGCTGCCGCTCTCTTGCAGCAAAGGCATGGGGCGCGTGTGCTGCTTCCGGTGGCACAACCAGGGCTCGAGCGTGTGCTGCGGCGGCAATGCGCGGCCCACCCCGGCCTTGAGGTGCAATGGCTATCGGGGCAATCGCATCGCGCCATGGCAGCCTGTGACTTGGCGCTGGTTGCCAGCGGCACCGCCACCCTCGAATGCGCGCTGTTCAAACGCCCGATGGTGATTGGCTACCGGCTTCCGGCGTTGTCGTGGCACCTGATGAAAAACAAAGGCTACCTGCCGTGGGTCGGCCTTCCGAACATTCTTGCGCGCAGCTTTCTGGTGCCTGAACTCTTGCAGCACGAGTGCACGCCGCAGGCGCTGGCCGATGCAGCCGACGCCTTGCTGAACGACGAGCCAAGGCAGGCGCGCTTGCGCATGCGCTTCGCCGAACTGCACGCTGCTTTGCGGCGGCCGACGGCAAGCCTTGCCGCGCAGGCCATCCTGGAGAGCGCCAATCTGGCGGATTGA
- the rnhB gene encoding ribonuclease HII, producing the protein MQSPGAWADEQSSLLPIAGCDEVGRGTWAGPVVAAAVILDPQRPLAGLADSKTLSPKRRVVLDALIREQALAVSIGQASAAEIDRINILQATLLAMQRAVAGLSLTPVHVLVDGNQLPDLSMPCRAIVRGDATQPAISAASIVAKVWRDRLMQELAACHPVYGFERHFGYGTMQHWQALQEHGPCAEHRRSFAPIRRLLDHPNHSEQRHL; encoded by the coding sequence ATGCAAAGTCCTGGTGCATGGGCCGATGAGCAGTCGTCGCTGTTGCCGATTGCGGGCTGCGACGAAGTGGGGCGGGGAACCTGGGCAGGTCCCGTGGTGGCCGCCGCAGTCATCCTGGATCCCCAGCGACCGCTGGCGGGTTTGGCCGATTCGAAGACTTTGTCCCCCAAGCGCCGGGTGGTGCTCGATGCGCTGATCCGAGAACAGGCCCTTGCTGTGAGCATCGGACAGGCCAGTGCTGCCGAAATTGACCGCATCAACATCCTGCAAGCCACTTTGCTGGCCATGCAGCGCGCCGTTGCGGGCCTGAGTCTGACGCCTGTGCACGTGCTCGTGGACGGCAACCAGTTGCCGGACCTGTCCATGCCTTGCCGCGCCATCGTGCGCGGCGACGCCACACAGCCGGCCATCAGCGCTGCGTCGATCGTGGCCAAGGTCTGGCGCGATCGCCTTATGCAGGAACTTGCGGCATGCCACCCTGTTTACGGGTTTGAGCGGCACTTCGGCTACGGCACAATGCAGCATTGGCAGGCTTTACAGGAGCATGGGCCTTGTGCGGAGCACCGGCGCAGCTTTGCCCCAATTCGACGACTTCTGGATCACCCCAATCATTCCGAGCAAAGGCATCTGTGA